Proteins co-encoded in one Syngnathoides biaculeatus isolate LvHL_M chromosome 22, ASM1980259v1, whole genome shotgun sequence genomic window:
- the nhlrc2 gene encoding NHL repeat-containing protein 2 encodes MASRCSLSTLFPLQSVLDGALHDAPTQESMEALVYEYLKDLDEREELRMPDFETGLEWLNTEGPLSFNRELAGKVVLLDFFTYCCINCMHILPDLHHLENKHSVQDGLVIIGVHSAKFPNEKVLENVRSAVLRYDIRHPVVNDGEAYLWHQLEVSCWPTLVLVGPRGNLLFSLVGEGHRDRLTLFADVTLRYYQEKKLLQAHPVGVKLYRDSQPPSILSFPGKVCMDHGSDRLAIADTGHHRILVVSSTCQVLHVIGGPESGRRDGSLSEASFNSPQGVAMKGEVVYVADTENHLIRKIDLSEGRVSTLAGLGVQGTDKVGGAMGHQQPISSPWDLALGSAGGVEDNVLWVAMAGTHQIWALFLADGKLPKGSESKAGTCVRWAGSGSEENRNNAYPHKAGFAQPSGLAVAPEEPWNCLFVADSESSTVRTVALKDGAVKHLVGGERDPMNLFAFGDVDGKGVDAKLQHPLGVAWSPQQNLLYVADSYNHKIKVVDPKTKQCRTLVGTGEPGDTLGPDFLTSRFNEPGGICVGAGGKHLYVADTNNHQVKVLDLHSKTVSLFLISSDSTDFTPAKVNRPTKTPKMPRGAFRIDMPPVSASAGQSVVMSLTLSLPEGAKLTDEAPSCWALSAEGDEWLLDAQPVTGAITDLSTPLHVTAKLPEVPKKLHAGLTLSVWLYFCTAAGATCTMRAAAFHQPLQFCFDPGRRLLRSVPNSSRKEKDPSGSQRINGKIIEPGRLFFRTISSPEKSPQRNRDRPHDQEEPLYQKRCKVAGTIQVSRNVRK; translated from the exons GTCTGGAATGGCTGAACACAGAAGGGCCTCTGTCTTTCAACAGGGAGCTGGCCGGAAAAGTGGTGCTGCTGGACTTCTTCACCTACTGCTGCATCAACTGCATGCACATCCTGCCGGACCTTCACCACCTAGAGAATAAGCACTCAGTCCAAG ATGGTTTGGTTATTATCGGCGTACATTCGGCCAAATTCCCCAATGAAAAG GTCCTGGAGAACGTCCGCAGCGCCGTGCTTCGCTACGACATCCGCCACCCGGTCGTGAACGACGGCGAGGCATATCTTTGGCACCAGCTCGAGGTCTCCTGCTGGCCCACGCTGGTGCTGGTGGGCCCACGGGGCAACCTGCTCTTCTCGCTGGTGGGCGAGGGACACCGCGACAGGTTGACCCTTTTTGCCGACGTGACCCTCCGTTACTACCAGGAGAAGAAGCTGCTGCAGGCGCACCCGGTGGGCGTCAAGCTCTATCGGGACTCCCAGCCCCCCAGCATCCTGTCTTTCCCCGGGAAAGTCTGCATGGACCACGGCAGCGACAGGCTGGCCATCGCTGACACCGGACATCACCGGATCCTGGTGGTGTCCTCGACTTGTCAGGTGTTACACGTCATCGGAG GACCTGAAAGTGGAAGGCGAGACGGCTCCTTGTCTGAAGCTTCCTTCAACTCCCCTCAGGGTGTAGCCATGAAGGGCGAAGTGGTGTACGTGGCTGACACTGAGAACCACCTCATCCGAAAG ATTGACCTGTCGGAGGGCCGGGTGAGCACACTGGCCGGCCTCGGGGTCCAGGGTACCGACAAAGTCGGCGGTGCAATGGGACATCAGCAGCCAATCAGTTCTCCGTGGGATCTGGCGCTTGGCTCAGCCG gcGGCGTCGAGGACAACGTGCTGTGGGTGGCCATGGCGGGAACCCATCAAATTTGGGCTTTGTTCCTAGCAGATGGCAAGTTGCCCAAAGGAAG TGAGTCCAAGGCGGGTACGTGCGTGCGATGGGCAGGTAGCGGCAGCGAGGAGAACCGCAACAACGCCTACCCGCACAAGGCGGGCTTCGCCCAGCCCTCGGGTTTGGCCGTGGCCCCCGAGGAGCCGTGGAACTGCCTTTTTGTGGCCGACAGCGAAAGCAGCACGGTTCGCACTGTGGCGCTGAAGGACGGTGCGGTCAAGCACCTGGTTGGCGGTGAGAGAGACCCAATG AACCTATTTGCTTTCGGGGACGTGGACGGGAAGGGCGTGGATGCCAAGCTGCAGCATCCGCTCGGCGTGGCGTGGTCCCCGCAGCAAAACCTGCTGTATGTGGCCGACTCCTACAACCATAAG ATTAAAGTTGTGGACCCCAAGACGAAGCAGTGCAGGACTCTGGTTGGCACAGGAGAACCAGGCGATACTCTGGGTCCTGACTTCCTCACATCCCGCTTCAACGAGCCTGGTGGAATCTGCGTGGGCGCCGGTGGCAAACACCTCTACGTCGCCGACACCAACAACCACCAAGTCAAAGTACTGGACCTCCACTCCAAAACTGTCTCACTG TTCCTTATTTCCTCAGACAGCACAGACTTCACTCCTGCCAAAGTTAACCGTCCCACCAAAACCCCCAAAATGCCCCGAGGGGCCTTCAGAATAGACATGCCACCAGTGTCTGCGAGTGCCGGGCAAAGTGTCGTGATGTCGCTCACCCTGTCGCTTCCCGAAGGAGCCAAACTCACCGATGAGGCGCCGAGCTGCTGGGCCCTCTCCGCCGAAG GTGATGAGTGGCTGCTCGATGCGCAGCCGGTCACCGGCGCTATCACAGATTTATCGACGCCGCTGCATGTCACGGCGAAGCTTCCGGAAGTTCCCAAGAAACTACATGCGGGACTCACGCTGAGCGTCTGGCTGTATTTCTGCACGGCGGCGGGAGCGACGTGCACCATGAGAGCGGCAGCCTTCCACCAGCCTCTCCA GTTTTGTTTTGATCCCGGCCGCCGGCTGCTGCGTTCCGTGCCAAAttcaagccgaaaggaaaaagacCCGAGTGGAAGCCAGcgaataaatggaaaaataatcgAGCCAGGACGGCTATTCTTCCGCAC AATCTCCTCGCCCGAAAAAAGTCCACAGAGGAATCGCGACAGGCCTCACGACCAGGAAGAACCGCTGTACCAAAAGAGGTGCAAAGTCGCCGGAACGATTCAAGTAAGTCGGAACGTGAGGAAGTAG